The following proteins are co-located in the Paenibacillus sp. FSL H8-0079 genome:
- a CDS encoding fucose 4-O-acetylase, whose product MKNQTLIQDDQESFFYNLRFMLIVCVLAGNALEPLITRFAGAEALFLWIYTFHMPLFVWVTGYFATHSLQGAPGRNVLKQIALQYVLFQSLYALMDFTVFHTPHMRLSFFAPYLLLWFLASHFCWRLLLRLTISWKPIYRLIGSIALGVIAGYLPIDGFWLSFSRTFVFLPFFVIGYDYGASIRSRILSGWGRKTAAILSAALLVWIGYGGLNISSGWLLGSMTYAELGHHEWYAGIFRLGVYLLEIASAALFLAWVPSLTSRLTDLGRRTLYVFLLHGFLVRLAIWSGVYSYMGSSAYIPVILLIAVLFAVTLALPAVRHTFKPLIEPDISRFSFDRHEIFKRSA is encoded by the coding sequence ATGAAAAATCAGACACTGATCCAGGATGATCAGGAATCTTTCTTTTACAATCTGCGCTTTATGCTTATCGTCTGTGTCCTTGCAGGTAATGCACTTGAACCACTCATCACACGCTTTGCAGGAGCGGAAGCTCTGTTCCTGTGGATATATACGTTTCACATGCCACTCTTTGTATGGGTAACCGGGTACTTTGCGACACACTCACTCCAAGGCGCGCCTGGGCGAAACGTTTTGAAGCAGATTGCCTTACAATATGTACTGTTTCAGTCCTTGTATGCATTAATGGACTTTACCGTGTTCCACACACCCCATATGCGGCTATCCTTCTTTGCACCTTACTTGCTGTTATGGTTTCTCGCGAGTCATTTCTGTTGGAGACTTTTACTCCGTCTTACGATTTCATGGAAACCGATATATCGATTGATTGGATCGATTGCGCTCGGTGTAATTGCCGGGTATTTGCCCATCGATGGGTTCTGGCTCAGCTTCAGCCGTACGTTTGTATTCTTGCCGTTCTTTGTCATCGGTTATGACTATGGAGCATCCATTCGTTCTCGAATATTATCCGGTTGGGGGCGAAAAACGGCAGCTATCCTCTCTGCTGCCCTGTTGGTATGGATCGGGTATGGAGGTTTGAATATTTCATCGGGATGGTTACTGGGCAGCATGACGTACGCCGAGCTGGGTCATCATGAATGGTATGCCGGCATCTTCCGACTGGGTGTATACTTGCTGGAAATTGCATCGGCAGCACTGTTCTTGGCCTGGGTACCTTCCTTGACTTCCAGACTGACGGACCTTGGACGACGCACACTCTATGTGTTCCTGCTGCACGGGTTTCTCGTTCGTCTTGCGATCTGGTCTGGAGTCTACAGTTATATGGGAAGTTCGGCGTATATCCCAGTCATACTTCTCATTGCCGTACTGTTCGCAGTCACGCTGGCTCTGCCAGCTGTACGTCACACGTTCAAACCCTTAATTGAACCAGATATATCCCGCTTTTCTTTCGATCGGCATGAGATATTTAAACGGTCGGCCTAA
- a CDS encoding sugar kinase, with product MSTSPYPSPEIITFGESMGLLTAKDTRGLEYAATLEKSFGGAESNLAIGVSRLGHTSGWFGRLGNDPIGNMILKAIRGEGVDVSRVRLSDHEPTGLMIRENASGKASVHYYRKLSAASAITPDDLDPDYIAGAKILHLTGITAAISPSGLATVEAAIHIAKQAGVKVSFDPNLRLKLWSADEARPVLLRLAELADYFLPGLDEMKLLYHEENDQKVLERLSAMKAVCIVKGGPDLTYVLANGTLTEVPYFKAEHVLDTVGAGDGFCAGFLSGLLKGYSPQEATRLGNLTGSMVIQAVGDWEALPTWGQVEAKLNNVAHVER from the coding sequence ATGTCAACGAGTCCCTATCCAAGCCCGGAAATTATTACATTTGGGGAAAGTATGGGTTTGCTGACTGCCAAGGATACAAGAGGGCTGGAATATGCGGCCACACTGGAAAAGTCGTTCGGGGGTGCCGAGAGCAACCTGGCTATTGGCGTATCCCGGCTGGGGCATACCAGTGGTTGGTTTGGACGTTTGGGCAATGATCCGATCGGTAACATGATTCTGAAAGCCATTCGCGGTGAAGGCGTAGATGTCTCCCGAGTACGGTTAAGTGATCACGAGCCCACCGGTTTGATGATTCGTGAGAACGCTTCCGGGAAAGCCTCGGTACATTATTATAGGAAGCTATCCGCTGCAAGTGCGATCACACCTGATGATCTGGATCCCGATTATATTGCGGGGGCGAAGATACTTCACCTTACAGGTATTACCGCAGCGATAAGCCCTTCCGGTCTTGCTACGGTAGAAGCCGCCATACATATTGCCAAACAGGCAGGTGTGAAAGTAAGCTTTGATCCGAATCTGCGTCTCAAACTATGGTCAGCGGATGAGGCCCGTCCAGTTTTACTGCGTCTGGCTGAACTCGCGGATTATTTTTTACCGGGTCTGGACGAGATGAAACTTCTCTATCACGAAGAAAATGATCAAAAAGTACTTGAGCGTCTATCTGCCATGAAGGCCGTGTGCATCGTGAAGGGTGGCCCTGATTTGACCTACGTATTAGCGAATGGTACCCTAACGGAAGTTCCGTACTTTAAAGCGGAGCATGTTCTGGATACGGTAGGAGCAGGAGATGGATTCTGCGCGGGATTTTTATCAGGCTTATTAAAAGGATACTCCCCGCAGGAAGCAACCCGTCTCGGCAATTTGACCGGTTCCATGGTTATACAGGCTGTTGGCGATTGGGAGGCGCTCCCGACGTGGGGGCAGGTCGAGGCCAAGCTGAACAATGTTGCCCATGTTGAGCGCTAG
- the mgrA gene encoding L-glyceraldehyde 3-phosphate reductase, which produces MVYVASDTRYETMKYNRVGRSGLKLPAISLGLWHNFGGINNAENGRNMITRSFDLGITHFDLANNYGPPAGSAEQLFGQILASDLKPYRDELVISTKAGYYMWPGPYGEWGSRKNLVSSLNQSLNRMGLDYVDIFYSHRYDPETPLEETMMALDHIVRSGKALYVGISNYPAEQTRQAAEILKGLGTPLLIHQPKYSLLERWIEDGLQDVLDEYGTGSIAFCPLAQGVLTNKYLNGIPEDSRAKGPSVFLNENNISPETLRKVRALNQIAAARGQSLAQFALSWVLRNGRVTSALIGASRPSQIEENVAALSQLDFSTEELERIESILSPEPDDK; this is translated from the coding sequence ATGGTCTACGTAGCAAGCGATACTCGCTATGAAACGATGAAATATAACCGCGTTGGGCGTTCAGGTTTGAAATTGCCAGCGATTTCACTGGGGCTGTGGCATAATTTTGGCGGTATTAACAATGCCGAGAATGGCCGTAATATGATTACCCGTTCATTTGATCTGGGTATTACCCATTTTGACCTTGCCAACAATTATGGCCCACCGGCAGGTTCGGCAGAGCAACTATTTGGACAGATACTGGCTTCGGATCTGAAACCTTATCGTGATGAACTTGTGATCTCTACCAAAGCGGGATATTATATGTGGCCCGGGCCGTATGGCGAGTGGGGTTCACGCAAAAATCTGGTATCCAGTCTGAATCAAAGCTTGAATCGTATGGGCCTGGATTATGTAGACATTTTCTATTCACATCGGTATGATCCCGAAACGCCTTTGGAAGAAACGATGATGGCACTGGATCATATTGTTCGCTCGGGCAAAGCCCTCTATGTAGGAATCTCCAACTATCCTGCAGAGCAGACAAGACAGGCCGCCGAAATTCTGAAAGGTCTGGGTACGCCATTGTTAATCCATCAACCGAAATACTCCCTGCTGGAGCGCTGGATTGAAGATGGTTTGCAGGACGTGCTGGATGAGTATGGAACAGGCAGTATTGCATTCTGTCCATTGGCACAAGGCGTGCTGACGAACAAATACTTGAATGGTATCCCGGAAGACTCACGTGCCAAAGGTCCGTCGGTATTCCTGAATGAGAACAACATCTCTCCAGAGACGCTCCGCAAAGTACGTGCGCTGAATCAGATTGCAGCAGCCCGTGGTCAGAGTTTGGCCCAATTTGCACTCTCCTGGGTGCTGCGGAATGGCAGAGTAACTTCTGCGCTGATTGGCGCAAGTCGTCCTTCTCAGATTGAAGAGAATGTGGCTGCACTCAGCCAATTGGATTTCTCTACAGAGGAATTGGAACGGATTGAATCCATTCTGTCTCCGGAGCCTGATGACAAATAA
- a CDS encoding NAD-dependent protein deacylase: MNATEQLAAWIQESSQIVFFGGAGTSTESGIPDFRSAAGLYQTEQHSPYPPEELLSRHFFDQHADIFYDFYRGKMLHPNAEPNGCHRLLARLEQEGKLQAVITQNIDGLHQKAGNSNVFELHGSVHRNACMDCRQFYTLNDIMQSQDTVPRCTACGGVIKPDVVLYEEELDQTTLYRSIDALSSADLLLVGGTSLTVYPAAQLITYFQGKHTVLLNATPTAYDRRADLLITEPIGEVMNNVDQLLG; the protein is encoded by the coding sequence ATGAACGCAACAGAACAACTGGCTGCTTGGATTCAGGAAAGCTCCCAAATTGTTTTTTTTGGAGGAGCCGGGACTTCAACAGAAAGCGGGATTCCCGACTTCCGCTCGGCTGCGGGTCTTTATCAGACGGAGCAGCATTCGCCTTATCCACCGGAAGAATTGTTAAGCCGGCATTTTTTTGATCAACATGCTGATATTTTCTATGATTTTTATCGTGGCAAAATGCTTCATCCGAATGCCGAACCGAATGGGTGTCATCGACTGTTGGCCCGTCTGGAGCAGGAGGGGAAACTTCAGGCAGTCATCACGCAAAATATTGACGGACTGCATCAGAAGGCAGGCAACAGCAATGTCTTTGAGCTTCACGGCTCAGTTCATCGTAATGCCTGCATGGATTGCAGGCAGTTTTATACGCTGAATGATATTATGCAATCCCAAGATACCGTACCTCGCTGTACCGCATGTGGTGGTGTGATCAAGCCGGATGTGGTGCTGTACGAAGAGGAACTGGATCAGACGACATTGTATCGCTCCATTGATGCACTGTCTTCTGCAGATCTGTTACTCGTGGGAGGCACGTCACTGACGGTATATCCAGCGGCCCAGTTAATTACGTATTTTCAGGGAAAACATACCGTTCTGTTGAATGCTACACCTACCGCCTATGACCGTAGAGCTGATTTGCTGATTACAGAGCCGATCGGTGAGGTAATGAATAATGTGGACCAGCTTCTTGGTTAA
- a CDS encoding alpha/beta fold hydrolase: MRNRYNTGRKKRGIGKFLLVLLALIVIGCGFVAWKLFTPYGPQETAQTAMATANQVTVSEQENWIDFVPDKPAGKSVLFYPGGLVKPESYAPLAHELAAAGHHTIIAKMPVNLAVLKPNLADEILAAYPEEQFVMGGHSLGGSMAARYVAAHPDALHGIFFLASYPDEKGSVKSLGIPALSILGTKDEVVNAEKYQNGRMYLPEDTVYYTIEGGNHAQFGDYGHQKGDGEPEVSGEEQLNQTVKTVLAWLSTIK, encoded by the coding sequence TTGAGAAATCGGTATAATACAGGGCGCAAGAAGAGGGGCATCGGGAAATTCCTGCTCGTACTTCTGGCGCTCATTGTCATTGGATGTGGATTTGTTGCGTGGAAATTATTCACACCGTACGGTCCACAGGAAACAGCTCAAACGGCCATGGCTACAGCCAATCAGGTGACGGTGAGCGAACAAGAGAACTGGATTGATTTTGTGCCAGACAAACCGGCTGGGAAAAGCGTGCTTTTCTATCCTGGTGGACTGGTAAAACCGGAAAGTTATGCACCACTTGCGCATGAGCTGGCTGCTGCGGGTCATCACACGATTATTGCCAAGATGCCAGTTAACCTGGCAGTGCTTAAGCCAAACTTGGCAGATGAGATTCTGGCTGCATATCCAGAGGAACAATTTGTTATGGGTGGACACTCTCTCGGCGGATCCATGGCTGCACGTTATGTAGCCGCACATCCAGATGCACTTCACGGGATCTTCTTCTTGGCATCTTACCCGGATGAAAAAGGAAGCGTAAAGTCACTTGGAATACCTGCTTTATCTATTCTGGGTACTAAAGATGAGGTCGTGAATGCCGAGAAGTATCAGAATGGACGCATGTATCTTCCAGAGGACACGGTATATTACACCATTGAAGGTGGAAACCACGCCCAGTTCGGTGATTATGGTCATCAAAAAGGGGATGGCGAGCCGGAAGTGAGTGGAGAAGAACAGCTGAATCAGACCGTAAAGACAGTTCTGGCTTGGTTAAGTACCATCAAGTAA
- a CDS encoding bifunctional 2-keto-4-hydroxyglutarate aldolase/2-keto-3-deoxy-6-phosphogluconate aldolase: MKKLQLLQKITDNGVVAVLRADSADQVIAMAEQAIAGGIKVIEITMTVPSALKAIEKLSRVYHWNTQDPEKFAIIGAGTVLEPQTARAAIMSGAEFVVGPSLNPDTVQICNLYRIPILPGVMTIADVQRALELGVDIVKLFPGNLYDPTIIKTMKGPMPQANFMPTGGVSLSNLGDWIKGGAVAVGIGSDLTSEAVKTGDLSHVRRRAEQYMDAYRKAKAE; this comes from the coding sequence ATGAAGAAGCTTCAGCTGTTGCAAAAAATTACGGATAATGGTGTTGTGGCGGTTCTGCGTGCAGATTCTGCGGATCAAGTCATTGCCATGGCCGAGCAAGCGATTGCGGGTGGCATTAAAGTTATCGAGATTACGATGACAGTACCCAGTGCCCTCAAAGCCATTGAAAAATTAAGCCGTGTATACCACTGGAACACACAAGACCCAGAGAAATTCGCGATTATTGGTGCGGGGACGGTGCTTGAACCGCAGACGGCGAGAGCAGCTATTATGTCAGGTGCCGAGTTTGTAGTCGGACCTTCCCTGAACCCGGATACCGTGCAGATTTGCAACCTGTACCGAATTCCAATTCTGCCTGGTGTGATGACGATTGCTGACGTGCAGCGCGCATTGGAACTCGGCGTGGACATTGTGAAGTTGTTCCCGGGTAACCTGTATGATCCTACGATTATCAAAACGATGAAGGGTCCTATGCCGCAGGCGAATTTTATGCCAACTGGCGGGGTATCCTTGTCTAATCTGGGGGATTGGATCAAGGGTGGAGCAGTGGCTGTAGGGATCGGCTCCGACTTGACATCGGAAGCTGTGAAGACGGGTGACCTGAGTCATGTCCGTCGCAGAGCGGAACAATATATGGATGCTTACCGCAAGGCCAAGGCTGAATAA
- a CDS encoding HAD family hydrolase has product MTMLQVHGAQIPCKGILFDKDGTLLEFLQLWGPWAETLLNQLKTRMNELGASFTVELEHVLGTIHNAQGHIVGYDPQGPLAIATVDECTGLLAGQLYAAGMPWNEAITTIRQFSSVAMREVRQRKLAEPMPGLLDFLQNCKAADIPLAVVTSDSTAAAETHLDWMGIRSFFTSIVGCDRVTQGKPDGEAALLACRELHIDPREAVVIGDSNGDMQMGRHAGVSYTLGYCQQSDQGSHLVDAHAIIRHYNEISVII; this is encoded by the coding sequence ATGACCATGCTTCAAGTCCATGGAGCGCAGATTCCATGTAAAGGTATCCTGTTCGATAAAGATGGAACACTGTTGGAATTCCTCCAGTTATGGGGACCGTGGGCAGAGACGTTGCTCAATCAGTTAAAAACACGTATGAATGAGCTTGGAGCTTCATTTACGGTTGAACTGGAGCATGTTCTCGGCACCATCCATAATGCACAAGGTCATATTGTTGGATATGATCCGCAAGGTCCGCTCGCCATTGCGACTGTTGATGAGTGCACGGGATTGCTTGCGGGGCAGCTATATGCGGCAGGCATGCCATGGAATGAAGCGATCACAACGATACGCCAATTTTCAAGTGTGGCCATGCGAGAGGTTAGGCAAAGGAAACTGGCTGAACCAATGCCCGGATTGCTGGATTTCTTGCAGAATTGCAAGGCAGCAGACATACCGCTGGCAGTCGTCACATCAGACAGTACAGCGGCAGCAGAAACACATCTGGATTGGATGGGGATCCGTTCCTTTTTCACATCCATTGTGGGCTGTGATCGGGTGACCCAGGGTAAACCAGATGGAGAAGCAGCACTCTTGGCTTGCCGTGAATTACATATCGATCCTAGAGAGGCCGTTGTAATTGGGGACAGTAATGGGGATATGCAGATGGGGCGACACGCGGGAGTATCTTATACGCTCGGTTACTGTCAACAGTCAGATCAAGGATCGCACCTGGTTGATGCCCATGCCATCATTCGTCATTATAATGAGATAAGCGTGATTATATAA